One window from the genome of Cardiocondyla obscurior isolate alpha-2009 linkage group LG04, Cobs3.1, whole genome shotgun sequence encodes:
- the LOC139101707 gene encoding uncharacterized protein — protein sequence MTRINRKRRRNVEEESSEFMPLSKRINNLHINSLSGLCENAAGSTVESMETDWENGMFLSSPSCSEVSQNSSPRGSCSSSQSNFSNDYRPDLDATENPFYYESNKLLFSLYMERIQRRPDFY from the exons ATGACCCGCATAAAcag GAAGAGGCGTCGCAATGTCGAGGAAGAATCCAGCGAATTTATGCCATTGAGCAAACGGATCAATAACCTTCATATCAATAGTTTGTCGGGTCTATGTGAGAACGCGGCTGGGAGCACCGTGGAAAGTATGGAGACGGATTGGGAAAATGGTATGTTTCTGTCCTCGCCGAGCTGTTCAGAGGTGTCTCAAAATTCATCACCCAGAGGCAGCTGCAGTTCCAGCCAAAGCAACTTTAGTAATGATTACAGACCAGATTTAGATGCGACAGAAAATCCTTTTTATTACGAGAGCAATAAGTTGctcttttctttatacatGGAGCGCATACAGAGGAGACCagatttttattga